The DNA region TTAGAGTAGAATCTTCATACTTAAATCCAACCACTTCGATTGAGTAATCGGCGCACTGCTAGAAATATAGTCAACACCCATCTCTGCTACACCGCGAATAGTTTCCAAAGTCACATTCCCAGAAGCTTCAATTTTCACCCGGCTATCCTGCTGGCGAATCAACTGCACTGCGTCATGCATCATATCTACAGGCATATTGTCTAACATGATAATGTCAACGTTGTGCTGCAAAGCTTCTTTTACCTGCTTTAAACTTTCCGTCTCTACCTCTATAGTCAAGGGATAAGGAATCTGAGAACGAATACGGGTAACAGCTTCTCCAATTCCCCCAGCCGCCGCAATGTGATTATCCTTAATCATTACCGCATCATCCAACCCCATACGGTGATTAATCGCCCCACCCAAAGCAGTCGCGTACTTTTCCAACAGTCTCAGCCCTGGTGTCGTTTTACGCGTATCCACCAACTGAGCATTTAAATCGGCAATTTTCTCTACATATATATTAGTCAAGGTAGCAATCCCACTCAAGCGCATAGCCAAGTTGAGCGCGACCCGTTCCCCCATGAGTAGGGCATCCAGCGAACCATGAATTTCAGCTACAACCTGTCCCGGCTCACACCATGCACCTTCAGCCGTAACCGCCATAAAACTGACTTTTTCATTCAAAATCTGAAATACCCTAGCAGCAACTGGTAAGCCAGCAATAATCCCAGAAGCTTTTGCAATCCATCTAGCCGAGCCGAGCGTCACATCTTGTACAAGTAACGAATTAGTAGTGCGATCGCCCCTGCCAATATCCTCCAACAACCAGCCATGTAACAGAGGATCTAAAACCAGCCTTGGCGGTAAAACACCAGAATTACTCACAACTTTATTGCTTCCTTAGTGACTTCCAGGAATACTATAGCCTATAACCCTTGTTCTCTAAGGCTTTCAGGGGGAATAAAAAATGGTTCCAAAAATATTTTGGAAAAATAGTTGACACAAAGAGTTGGGTTCGCTATATTGAATAAGTGCCTGAAGCGGAGCGCAAAAGAGCGACGTTATTCAGGGAACCGAACCTTGAAAATATTATAGTTTGAAAGCGAAAAGACAGCAAGTAGTTTGCCTCAAGAAAATGATAACTAAGCTGAAGTTAAAAAAGAGCAGCTAAATGTATTGAGTTCAAAAGCTTTCCATTTCAAAACGGAGAGTTTGATCCTGGCTCAGGATGAACGCTGGCGGTATGCTTAACACATGCAAGTCGAACGGTGCTTTAGGGCACAGTGGCGGACGGGTGAGTAACGCGTGAGAATCTGGCTTCAGGTCTGGGACAACCACTGGAAACGGTGGCTAATACCGGATGTGCCGAAAGGTGAAAGATTAATTGCCTGGAGATGAGCTCGCGTCTGATTAGCTAGTAGGTGTGGTAAAGGCGCACCTAGGCGACGATCAGTAGCTGGTCTGAGAGGACGATCAGCCACACTGGGACTGAGACACGGCCCAGACTCCTACGGGAGGCAGCAGTGGGGAATTTTCCGCAATGGGCGAAAGCCTGACGGAGCAATACCGCGTGAGGGAGGAAGGCTCTTGGGTCGTAAACCTCTTTTCTCAGGGAAGAAAAAAATGACGGTACCTGAGGAATAAGCATCGGCTAACTCCGTGCCAGCAGCCGCGGTAATACGGAGGATGCAAGCGTTATCCGGAATGATTGGGCGTAAAGCGTCCGCAGGTGGCTGTGTAAGTCTGCTGTTAAAGAGTCTAGCTCAACTAGATAAGAGCAGTGGAAACTACACGGCTAGAGTACGTTCGGGGCAGAGGGAATTCCTGGTGTAGCGGTGAAATGCGTAGAGATCAGGAAGAACACCGGTGGCGAAGGCGCTCTGCTAGGCCGTAACTGACACTGAGGGACGAAAGCTAGGGGAGCGAATGGGATTAGATACCCCAGTAGTCCTAGCCGTAAACGATGGATACTAGGCGTGGCTTGTATCGACCCGAGCCGTGCCGTAGCTAACGCGTTAAGTATCCCGCCTGGGGAGTACGCCGGCAACGGTGAAACTCAAAGGAATTGACGGGGGCCCGCACAAGCGGTGGAGTATGTGGTTTAATTCGATGCAACGCGAAGAACCTTACCAAGGCTTGACATGTCGCGAATCTTCTCGAAAGGGAAGAGTGCCTTCGGGAGCGCGAACACAGGTGGTGCATGGCTGTCGTCAGCTCGTGTCGTGAGATGTTGGGTTAAGTCCCGCAACGAGCGCAACCCTCGTTTTTAGTTGCCAGCATTAAGTTGGGCACTCTAGAGAGACTGCCGGTGACAAACCGGAGGAAGGTGGGGATGACGTCAAGTCAGCATGCCCCTTACGCCTTGGGCTACACACGTACTACAATGCTCCGGACAGAGGGCAGCAAGCGGGCGACCGCAAGCAAATCCCGGAAACCGGAGCTCAGTTCAGATCGCAGGCTGCAACTCGCCTGCGTGAAGGAGGAATCGCTAGTAATTGCAGGTCAGCATACTGCAGTGAATTCGTTCCCGGGCCTTGTACACACCGCCCGTCACACCATGGAAGCTGGTAGTGCCCGAAGTCATTACTCCAACTGTCAAAAGAGGAGGATGCCTAAGGCAGGACTGGTGACTGGGGTGAAGTCGTAACAAGGTAGCCGTACCGGAAGGTGTGGCTGGATCACCTCCTTTTTAGGGAGACCTACACCCCTTACATATCGAAAAACACACTAGTTTTATAGATAGTAAGTTGGTCTATACCTAGGTCGGTCGCAGATATTTGCAAGATGAACGCTTTCAAACTATGATGAAGGTTCTTTATGGGCTATTAGCTCAGGTGGTTAGAGCGCACCCCTGATAAGGGTGAGGTCCCTGGTTCGAGTCCAGGATGGCCCACCTAAAGGAGTGCTGAGTACCGAGTGCTGAGTGCTGAGTAAAAAACTTAGTATTGAGAAGTAGGAATTCAGAACTACCATAGTGGGAGTAAATTAGAGAAAGCGCGTGATGAGAACAAAAAACTCAGCACTCAGCCCTCATAACTCAACACTGTATTGGGGGTTTAGCTCAGTTGGTAGAGCGCCTGCTTTGCAAGCAGGATGTCAGCGGTTCGAGTCCGCTAACCTCCACCTGTGGCGGTTGCCATTGATAAAATAGAGTGAGAAATCAGCAACATGACTTAACTGGAGTCAGACTGCTGAGTTGTATCTCAGCCAGAACCTTGAAAACTGCATAGTAACGCGAAAATAGCAGGCAGACACAGACATTGAGAGTGCTGAGTACTGAGTGCTGAGTACTGAGTAAAATCAGTAGGAAGTGACGAGGTAAGCAGAACTAACTATTTGTGAATGCAAGTCATTAAAAGACCAAATATTTGAGTGGTCAAGCTAATAAGGGCTAACGGTGGATACCTAGGCACACAGAGGCGACGAAGGACGTGGTTACCGACGATATGCTCCGGGGAGTTGGAAGCAAACATTGAGCCGGAGATTTCCGAATGGGGCAACCCTATATACTACCTGCTGAATATATAGGCAGGAAAGAGCCAACCCAGCGAATTGAAACATCTTAGTAGCTGGAGGAAGAGAAATCAATAAAGAGATTCCCTCAGTAGTGGTGAGCGAAAGGGGAAGAGCCTAAACCAAAAGATTTATCTTTTGGGGTAGTGGGAGAGCGATATCGAATCTGGAGGCTAGACGAAGCAGCTAAATACTGCACCAAAGAAGGTGAAAGTCCTGTAGTCGAAAGTCAAAGGATAGTAGCTCAATCCCGAGTAGCATGGGGCACGAGGAATCCCATGTGAATCAGCGAGGACCACCTCGTAAGGCTAAATACTACTGTGTGACCGATAGTGAACCAGTACCGCGAGGGAAAGGTGAAAAGAACCCCGGAAGGGGAGTGAAATAGAACATGAAACCGTTAGCTTACAAGCAGTGGGAGGACTATTTAAAAGTCTGACCGCGTGCCTGTTGAAGAATGAGCCGGCGACTTATAGGCACTGGTAGGTTAAAGCGAGAATGCTGGAGCCAAAGGGAAACCGAGTCTGAAAAGGGCGATAATCAGTGTTTATAGACCCGAACCCTGGTGATCTAACCATGGCCAGGATGAAGCTTGGGTAACACCAAGTGGAGGTCCGCACCGACTGATGTTGAAAAATCAGCGGATGAGCTGTGGTTAGGGGTGAAATGCCAATCGAACCAGGAGCTAGCTGGTTCTCCCCGAAATGTGTTTAGGCGCAGCGGTAATGATTATATCTGGGGGGTAAAGCACTGTTTCGGTGCGGGCTGGGAGACCGGTACCAAATCGAGACAAACTCTGAATACCCAGAGCACACATTGCCAGTGAGACAGTGGGGGATAAGCTTCATTGTCAAGAGGGAAACAGCCCAGACCACCAGCTAAGGTCCCCAAATCATCGCTAAGTGATAAAGGAGGTGAGAGTGCACAGACAACTAGGAGGTTTGCCTAGAAGCAGCCACCCTTGAAAGAGTGCGTAATAGCTCACTAGTCAAGCGCTCTCGCGCCGAAAATGAACGGGGCTAAGCGATGTACCGAAGCTGTGGGATTAACTAACGTTAATCGGTAGGGGAGCGTTCCGTCGTAGAAAGAAGCAGTAGCGGCAAGCAGCTGTGGACGAAACGGAAGTGAGAATGTCGGCTTGAGTAGCGCAAACATTGGTGAGAATCCAATGCCCCGAAACCCTAAGGTTTCCTCCGCCAGGTTCGTCCCCGGAGGGTTAGTCAGGACCTAAGGCGAGGCCGAACGGCGTAGTCGATGGACAACGGGTTAAAATTCCCGTACTGATTGTAGGTTGTGCAGAGGGACGGAGAAGATAATTGTCAGCCGGATGTTGGTTACCGGTTCAAGCGTCGAGATGTTGAGAAACGGCGAAAACGTTTCGAGTTGAGGCGTGAGTACGACCCACTACGGTGGGGAAGTGGCATAGTCTAGCTTCCAAGAAAAGCTCTAAACACGTTAACTTACAGTTACCTGTACCCGAAACCGACACAGGTAGGGAGGTTGAGAATACCAAGGGGCGCGAGATAACTCTCTCTAAGGAACTCGGCAAAATGGCCCCGTAACTTCGGAAGAAGGGGTGCCCACCTCAGACGTGGGTCGCAGTGAAGAGATCCAGGCGACTGTTTACCAAAAACACAGGTCTCCGCAAAGTCATAAAGACGCAGTATGGGGGCTGACGCCTGCCCAGTGCCGGAAGGTTAAGGAAGTTGGTCAGGGGGCAACCTTGAAGCTAGCGACCGAAGCCCCGGTGAACGGCGGCCGTAACTATAACGGTCCTAAGGTAGCGAAATTCCTTGTCGGGTAAGTTCCGACCCGCACGAAAGGCGTAACGATCTGGATGGTGTCTCAGAGAGAGACTCGGCGAAATAGGAATGTCTGTGAAGATACGGACTGCCTGCACCTGGACAGAAAGACCCTATGAAGCTTTACTG from Nostoc commune NIES-4072 includes:
- the nadC gene encoding carboxylating nicotinate-nucleotide diphosphorylase; this translates as MSNSGVLPPRLVLDPLLHGWLLEDIGRGDRTTNSLLVQDVTLGSARWIAKASGIIAGLPVAARVFQILNEKVSFMAVTAEGAWCEPGQVVAEIHGSLDALLMGERVALNLAMRLSGIATLTNIYVEKIADLNAQLVDTRKTTPGLRLLEKYATALGGAINHRMGLDDAVMIKDNHIAAAGGIGEAVTRIRSQIPYPLTIEVETESLKQVKEALQHNVDIIMLDNMPVDMMHDAVQLIRQQDSRVKIEASGNVTLETIRGVAEMGVDYISSSAPITQSKWLDLSMKILL